The DNA segment GAAAAGCACTTTCCGGAATATGTACTGGAAGTCTTCACTCTCATGGATTTTTTGCGCGCTCGTAAGATGCTCCTAATCCTAAATATCTTTGTGGTCATCCGGTATTATGGTTTTCGCATCTTGCGCGGGGAGCTTGGCTTTCGAGAATCATTTTTGCGCACGCCATACCTTTTTAAGAAAATCAATGCCTATGCGAAATCGATTCTAAAAAACAACGGCCCCTACGCGTTTTCTTTTCAATTACAATCCCTGTTTGATACTGCTTCCTCATCAACTCCCCACTTTATCTATACGGATCATACCCATCTTGAAAATCTGAATTATCCAGACTTCGCCCAGCAAGATTTATTCGCCCCAGCGTGGATTGGCTGCGAGCAAGAAATTTATACCAACGCCAGCCTCATTTTTACGCGCAGCACAAATATCTCGCGCTCGCTCATCGAGCAATATGCCTGCCCTACCAAGAAAATTTTCTGCGTTTACGGCGGCAGCAATATCCCGCTCGACGAAAAGCGAGTAATCGAACAACGCGTTTTTAATATGCACATTCTCTTCGTGGGAATCGATTGGGAACGCAAGGGTGGCACTGATCTGCTGGCAGCCTTCAACCTGGTTTTGCAAAAACACCCTGGTGCGCGGCTTACCCTGGTGGGGGCGCAACCTGAAATTACGCATCCCAAAATTCGAGTGGTTGGGCGAGTGCAATCATCAGAGATGCCAGACTACTACCGCGCGGCAGATATTTTCTGTGTGCCTACAAAACAAGAGCCTTTTGGAGCCGTATTCATCGAAGCGCTGGCCTATCAATTGCCCATCATAGCCACTCAAATTGGTGCCATCCCCGATTTTGTCATCCCTGGCAAAAACGGCTATTTGGTTGCCCCCGGCGACGTTAACGCGTTGGCCGGCGCGTTAACGAATTTACTCGACGACCCGAATAAATGTACCTGCTTTGGCAAAGTTGGCTACCAGTTGGCACAAGACCGCTATAATTGGGAGCAGGTAGGCAACCGCATTCGACAACATATTCTCGCCGCGCTCAAGGCAGAATGAATTCAACCGTGTGCTGTATCGGGTCCACAATTACTGACCCCTTGGTGAAATCTCGCCGCCAAAGATCGCCTTCCGGATAGCGAACCCCAACCGGAACACCGAGGTCGTAATAATAATTCGGAAACAACCAGTTTTCACGATAAGCCGTCGAATTCGAATAGCGGAAATACGCGCGCCCATGATTAACCAGAAGATAGGAACCTAAAGCAAATTGTTGGCGCAACAACGCCTGGCGGTCGCCGGGAGAAACCAGTAAAGCGATCTTGCCATCTGCCTGGGTGATTTCTGCACGCGTAAGGTGGTCCTCCCATTCGGATTTCGAAAAATATTCATCACCCCAATTCAGCGCCCAACCTTCATCCATGGCGCCATCGAGGTATTTAAGATAGCTATACCAGGTACCAAATCCACGGTTTGACACGATATTGGCATACAACGGCCTGCCCAGAGGGTGAAAATAACCCTCGTAAATATATTTCAGAAATCCCTCAACGGCGGCTTGATAAGCCCCATCATTGGGATAACGCATGGGAATCACAGCATGTTTTTGCACACGCCCCAGGCTGGCGTCCACATTATCCAGAAAAACACCGAACCACCCATTTTGGGTTTGACTCAACTCGACGCGCTCAAGCCAGAATTGACGCCACTCAGCATTTCCCGGGTCCATCAGATAATACCCCGTATCTTCGAAAATTCGCTGCCCACGCGAGTCCAGCAAAAACCAGTCGGGGTGCTGTTCGCTAATCGTACAAAAATCGCCCGCTAAATAGGCCACCTGATTCCCGGGTGGCTCATCGGTGCAGGAACCCGGATCGTTGATCGCATCCAGACGAAAATATTGCGGGACAGATTTTGAATATCCCAAAGCGCGCAATTCGTCCAGAGCAGCTTCGTCTTTTTGTGTGAGGATCAAAAGATCATAATTTTCAACCAGCGATTGTAAATTTTCATCGAAGGGCGGCTTGGAAAACCAGGTTAACTGAATAGATGTCTGTCCTTGAAAAGCATACGGAGTCGGCGTGAATGCAGGCATTTCGGTCAGATACGGCCCATCTCCCTGAACAATCGGTAGAGGAGATGCAGGCTCCTGGGTATACGCGTCGTAAATGGCCCACACGAACACCGCGATCGCGGCCAGGATTAACAAGGCTACAATCGCTACGATAAAAGCTGGTACTTTAGTCTGATTTTTATAATGCATAGGATGTTTTCCTGAAATGTTATGGTATCCTAAACTAGAATTTCTTTACTATGAAAACTGCCTGATTCGCGTCATCCGTGTTCTATTTTAAAGCCGCGGAACTAAATATACGGGATGCCGTTCTCCGCAACAATAAGACTTTGAACATAATTATAGCCTGAATTCCGAGCTTCACTGCGCATTTATGAAACACCGTCTCACAATTGGAATCCCCGTATTCAATGGCGCCCAGTTTATCGCCGAAGCGCTGGATTCGATTCTTACGCAAACCTTTGATAATTTCGCCGTGGTCATATCGGATAACGCATCTACCGACGAAACCGAGACCATTTGCAAAGCCTATGCTGCAGGCGATCATCGCATCCACTATTTTCGCGAGGCTGCCAATCGAGGCGCGGCCTGGAATTATAATCGTGTCTTTGAATTGGCTAAAGCCCCTTATTTTAAGTGGGCAGCCCACGACGACATCTGTGCGCCAACTTTTTTTGAGCAGTGTATCGAAACGCTCGATCAAAATCCGCAAGCTATTTTGGCGTATCCACGCACAACCATCATCGACAAAGACGGCCAATTCGTCAGACACTATCCCGACGAGTTGGACTTCTTCGATTACAGTCTTTGCAAGCGCTATCGCAGTATTATGAGGCTTTATCGAAAACCTCGTTCTTGCAACCCCATTTTCGGCGTCATGCGCCGCGATATTTTAGCGCAAACACCATTAATTGGCGGCTTTGTTGCCTCAGACATGGTTTTGCTGGCCGAATTAAGCTTGCGCGGCCATATTCTCGAAATACCCGAATATCTATTTTTGCGCCGCGACCACGATAATGTTTCTATTCGCGCCTATCCATCCTACCGCGATCGCATAGCCTGGTTTGATCCCAACAAAAAGGGGCGCCTACAACTCAGCCGGTGGCGCTGGCTCTACGAGTATCACCAATCGCTCCAACGTGTAACGATGAGCGCATTAGAGTACCTGTGCTGCCACGCGTATCTCGCCGAATGGGCAGCCTGGAATGCGCCCGGATTGGTAAAGGATATTCTCAAGGTAATTCTGTGGCCGTTTTTGAAAAGACTTTAATTCCTGTTCAGGAGGCAGAACCATGCTCATTTTTCAGTTTCACCACTATATTAAGCCTGAATACATCGAGGCCTATAAAACTGCGATTATTGAGAATGTCCGCACCAGTATGTCGACCGAACCTGGTTTCCTGCGCTTCGATATTCTGCAGGATCAGGCAGACCCGGCTCATTTTTCACTGTACGAAATCTATCGTGATGCCAAAGCGCGTGAAGCGCACCTGGAAAGCGCACATTTTTTGATCTGGAAAGAGCTGGTTCTGGGTCAAGAGATGTTCGCCAAAAAGGGACATGGCGGCGAATTTGACCCGGTGGTGATCTCACATCTCGATGAGGAAACCACCCTGTGAAGGTTGCCATATTGGCCGGGGGTTATGGCTCGCGGCTAGCCGAAGAAACCGAGATTCGCCCTAAACCGCTGGTTGAGATCGGGGAGCACCCGATGCTGTGGCATATCATGATGATCTATGCGCACTTCGGATTCAATGATTTTGTCATCGCACTGGGCTACAAAGGCGAGATGATTAAAAAGTATTTCGTCGAGCGCGCCGCCTATGGCAGTAATCTGACGGTCGATTTTCGCAGCGGGCGCGTGGAAAGCACCGAAAATAATTTGCCCAAATGGCGTGTAACACTAGTGGATACCGGCCAAAATACACTCACTGGCGGGCGCATCAAAAAGCTGCAGCCCTATATCGGGGATGAAACCTTCATGCTCACCTGGGGCGATGGAGTGGCCGATATTGATATTGCCGCGCTGGTAGATTTTCATCGCAGCCACGGTAAACTTGCTACGGTGACTGCCGTCCATCCCCCAGCGCGTTACGGTTCACTAGATTTGGATCATGATCGCGTTATAGCTTTTGCCGAAAAACCGCAACTACAAAAAAGCTGGATCAATGGCGCTTTCTTCGTGCTGGAACCGGAAATTTTTGACTATATTAAAGGCGACAGCACACAATGGGAAAAAGAACCTCTTGAACGGCTCGCCAACGAAGGTCAACTGATGGCTTATAAACATAGCTCTTTCTGGCAGTGCATGGATACGCTGCGCGAGAAATATATCCTCGAAAATATGTGGAATTCCGGGGCTGCCCCCTGGAAACATTGGGACTGATGGTATAAAAATACCGGGCGGCGGAGAGCGCAAAGAGTTTTTCTTTATTCTTTCTCAGCGCGCTTCTTCGCGTTCTCTGCGATAAATAACAGGAGTAACCATGCGCGTACTCGTCACCGGACATCTTGGCTATATTGGCACGATCTTAACCCCCATGCTGCTGGCTGCAGGGCATGAAGTCAGCGGTTTGGATAGCGATCTCTACGCCCGTTGCACCTTTGGCGAATTCTCTCCGCAGGTGCTGAATAATTTCAAGGATATCCGCGACGTTGAACTGGATGATGTCAAAGGTTTTGATGCGGTGATTCATCTGGCGGGTCTATCGAATGATCCCTTAGGCGATCTCAATCCGGCGCTGACCTATGAAATCAACCACCGTGCTTCGGTGCGGCTGGCAGAACTGGCAAAGGCCGCCGGAGTCAAACGCTTTCTATTCTCATCTTCGTGCAGCACTTATGGGGCCGCTGGAGAAGAAGCCCTCGATGAAAGCGGCGAGTTCAACCCGGTTACGCCTTACGGTCGCTCCAAAGTGCTCGTTGAGCAAGATGTCGCGCTGCTGGCGGACGAGAATTTTTCGCCGACTTTCTTGCGCAATGCCACCGCCTACGGTGTCTCGCCGCGTCTGCGCTTTGACCTGGTGCTGAACAACCTCGTCGCCTGGGCTGACACCACCGGCCTGATCTACCTGAAGAGCGATGGAACGCCCTGGCGCCCGTTGGTGCATATCGAAGATATTTCGCGCGCATTTCTGGCGATTCTTGAAGCTCCAATTGAAAAAATATACAACCGTGCCTTCAACGTGGGGCGCAGCGCCGAGAGCTACCGCATCCGCGATGTAGCCGAAATTGTCGCCCAAACTGTGCCCGGCTGCCGCGTGGAATACGCCCCCGGCGCCGGGCCGGACAAACGCACCTATCGTGTCAACTGCGACCTGATTCAACGCGAACTGCCTCTATTCCAACCCGCCTGGGACATTCGCCGTGGCGCGCTGGAACTTTACGAAGCCTATCAGCGCGTCGGCATCCAGCAGGCCGAATTTGAAGGCCCGCGCTATAAACGCATCGCCCACATTCGCCAACTCATCGCCGATGATCTGCTCGATGAAAATCTGCGCTGGATTTAACGCAAAGTCGCGAAGGTGCAAAGACGCAAAGAAAAACTACAAAAAACCTTGGGCGGCTTTGCATCCTTGCGCCCTTGCGTTAAAAATATTCGTGGTTCTTCGTAATCTTCATGGATTATTCTTAAAATGCCCTCACATCCTCCCACCTGCCGCTCGTGCGGATTTGACTCCCTGCACGAAATCATCGACTTCGACGAAACGCCTCTCGCCGACCGCCTGCTAACCGCCGAGCAACTCGCCGAGCCGGAACTTACCGCGTCGCTTACGCTCTACTTCTGCCCGCAATGCGCGCTGGTGCAAATTGGCGTCAGCGTTGACCCCGAGATTCTCTTCCGCCAGGATTATCCCTATTTTTCATCCGTCTCACCGGGCTGGATGGCCCACTGCCGCGCCAACGCCCTCGAACTCATCGAGAGCCGCGCACTCAATCACAATAGTCTCGTTGTTGAGCTTGCCAGCAACGATGGTTATTTGCTGAAAAATTTCATTGAGCATGGCATTCCCGTGCTCGGTATTGACCCGGCGCAAGGCCCGGCAGAAGCCGCTCAAAAGGCGGACATCCCTACCGAGTGCGAATTCTTCACCCTCGAGCTGGCGCAGCATCTCCGCGCCAAAAACAAGCAAGCTGATGTGATTCTTGCTAACAACGTTTTGGCGCACGTCCCCGACCTGAACGGTTTCGTCGCCGGGATGAAAACACTGCTCAAAACCAACGGCGTGATCGTCATCGAAGTTCCCTATCTGATTGACCTGATCGAAAAACTCGAGTTCGATACGATCTACCACCAGCACCTATGCTACTTTTCTGTCACGGCGCTTGATCGGCTTTTCCGCCGCCACGGGTTGAACATCAACCATGTGCGCCGCTTGCCCACACACGGCGGTTCGTTGCGGCTGTTTGTGGAGCATCATCCCGCGCCATCGGAAATAGTAAAAGGATTGCTGGCCGATGAAGTTCGCTCCGGGATAAGTTTACTGCCCTATTATGCGGATTTCGCTGCCGGGGTAAGCGGGATTCGCTCAAAGCTGATTCCGCTGCTCGAAGATTTGCGTGCCAAGGGGCAGCGCATCGCCGGGTATGGCGCTGCCGCCAAAGCCACCACCCTGATGAGATACTGTGGCATCGACAAACGCCATCTCGATTACATCGTAGACTTGAATCCGTTCAAGCACGGGCGTTTCATGGGCGGCAATCATCTGTCCATTCGTCCAGTGGAATACCTGCTCGAAGATCAACCCGACTTTGTATTGCTGCTGGCCTGGAACTTTGCTGATGAGATTATTCAGCAGCAAAGCGAATATCGCGCCCGCGGCGGCAAATTTATTATCCCCATTCCCGAACCAGAGATTCTACAATAATCGCATTGATATTCGATAACAAAGCTCAATAGTCAAGACAGCAAAGATATTATGAAACAAAAACTCCACTTTCCCATCTTCAACGCTCTGGTTGGCTCAATTTTTGGCGCGCTGATTGGTTATTATATCTTTCGTCCCGGCATCAGTGTCCTCGTGGGCTTGATAACTGGCTTGGTACTGGGCGCTGGCGCAGAACTACTCTTTAGCCACCTGAACGCCGAACATTGGCTTTACCGGCGGCGAGTATTACTATTCGTGCTGCTCGAGATCCCTTTGGCCATGCTTATATTCGGCCCCTACGCCTACGTTTATACCAATTCACTGCCCAATCATCACTCCATCTGCTGTGAAACACCGCTGGACTACGGCGCGGCAGAATATGAAAAAATTCACATCCAAACCGCCGACGGCCTTATGCTGTCGGGTTGGTATGTGCCGCCGCAGGAAATAACCGGAGCGGTGATTGTGTTGCTGCATGGCGCGCACGGCGATCGCACCGGAACCGCCTGGCACGCCCGTCAATTCATTCAGGCGGGTTATGGCGTGCTGCTCTACGATCAACGCGCGTTGGGTGAATCGGACGGCGAAGTGGTGGCAATGGGCTGGGTTGAAGGCCCCGATTTGCTGGCTGTGCTCGACGGCCTGGAATCCCACCCGGAGGTTGATTCTACTAAAATTGGCATCGTGGGACTCTCCGGTGGGGGGCATATCGCCCTCAACGCTGCCCATCTCGCGCCGGAGCGATTCCACGCGATGTGGCTGGATGGCATTCAGGCGCAGCAAATTGCCGATTTCCCCCAAGCAGAAAATCTTGGCGAAAAATTTGCCACCGTAATTAACGCCATGATCCTGAAAATGGCTCAAGTTCACTTTCGTCGCTCAGCTCCGCCCAGTTTTGTGGAAATACTGCCTGAATTCAATCACATCAAAATGGTCATCATCGCTGGCGGCCTGGATGATTTTGAAAGCCGCGTCAGCCAGAAATATGCGGCCATCGTGGGGCCAAATGCCGAAATCTGGCATATCGACAACGCCTGGCATGTCGGCGGCCCGGTGGTTGTCCCCGAAGAGTATAGTCAGCGTATGCTGGATTTCTTTGAGATAGCCTTCTCTCGATAATGAAACCACATCCGATGGCACGTTCTCTAATCATAATAGCGGTTCTGGCTGGCTTGTTGTCACTCCCCCAGCTTGACAAGCTAGTAGGCGAAATCCCTGACCCAGGGTGTTTAACTACTATTCCTGTGATGAAAGAAAATGGATCCGATATCCATATTTGGTATGGCTCGCAACAACTTTTCGGGCAACTTGGCAAACCCCAACGCTGGGCTAATATCTTGGGACGTGTTCATAATCCAGGCGAAATTGCATCGCTGACCTACTCATTGAATAGCGGCGAAGAACACACTATCAATCTAGGTCCAGATGAGCGACGGCTGGCATGCAAAGGTGACTTTAATATCGAGATTTCCATCGATTGGTTAAAGCCTGGAAAAAATCAGGTTGATGTAATTGCTTCTTATCGAAACGGAAACAAATTCGTTGAAGCGATCCAGATTGACTTTACCAACGGAATTTCGTGGGCGCTACCCTATTCGATCAACTGGGATTCAATATCACAGCTAAGTGATGCAGTCCAAGTCGTTGATGGCCTTTGGCAGTTCAATGAAAACGGGCTTCAGCCATCAACAATTAGCTACGACCGGGTAGTCGCTCTGGGGGACCAAACCTGGCAAGATATTGAAATTCTTGTACCGTTTATCGTTTACAGCATTGACCCTATGGACTCTTCCAGCAACGGAGCCGGTTTCGGGATAATCATGCGCTGGAATGGACACTCTGATGAACCTGTGAAATGTGAACAACCGCGCTGTGGATGGTGGGATTCGGGCGCTGCCGTCTGGTATAAATGGGATTTATATGGGAAAGATGAACGTCTATTATTGCGAGGGTATCAAGATACTACTCTAGATGTGGCCGAAGAAATCGATTTATTATTAGGTGAATGGTATTATTTACGCATGGCCGTTGAAACAACATCCGAAAATAGTCAGATATATCAACTCAAACTTTGGAAAGCCGACCACTCCGAGCCTGAAGAATGGACGCTGAAAGGCATTCAGGGCGACTCGGGGCCACGCAGCGGTTCCGTGCTCCTTGTTGCCCATCACGCCGATATTGTCTTTGGCGATTTGGAAGTAGCCCCCCTGCCATAATCAACACCAAAAAGAGCCAGCCTTTGATGAAAAATATGCACTGGAAAAACCTTTACCATCGTTTGTTCCGAACAAGAGCCAGAAACCGCCTGTTGTTGCTCAAAAGTCTCCCCAAAAACGCAGTCTGTGCAGAGGTGGGGGTTTGGAAGGGTGAATTTAGCAGCTTGATACTCAAATATACACAGCCTGCAAAATTATATTTAATCGACTGTTGGGAATTTCAACCAGCTTTCGCTTCGGAAAAATCTATAGTCATCGCCAATCAACAACCGGCTTATGAAGAGATGTTCACCCAAATCAAAGAGCAATTTGGCGATCTGCCCAATGTCGAAGTAATTAGAGCCTTTTCGCATGAAGCTGTTACCCAACTCTCTGACGAAACACTCGACTGGGTATATCTTGATGCAAACCATACCTACGAACATGTTTTGCAAGACCTCAAGCAGTATTTTCCAAAAATCAAACCCGGCGGATATATTTCCGGTGACGATTACACCTGGGGAAAAGAATTCGACTATCCAGTAAAAAGAGCGGTGCAAGAAATTCTTGAGACAGCGCCATTAACGCTGGTAAAAACTTTCCGATCACAATATATGCTGCGCAAAGTTCTTGCTTAGCGCTCGCTCCGGAAAACGGCTCCACTCTTCTGGTCGCCCATCATATTGATGCTACGTTTGGTGATATTGTAATCACCCCCCCTGCCCTGAAAAATTATGCTCAACTCTGACGAACAGATTATCATCCAGCAACTTAGCAACGCCCTCTGCCAGCAAATACCCGATTGGTTTGGAGAGCAAGCCCAATTGGTACGCCTTGCCCCAATCACAATCCGCTATGCTTTTTCATACGCGTTTTTATACGATGTAATGCTTTCCAATTGGCAAGTTGTCCGCATACGCGCTAAAATCCAGGACTATGAGGAACGCAGCGACCTGCCAGCGGCCATACAGGATACCGAATTAAGGTTCGCCGCACAACAAGAATTTGAAGCCCTGCAAGTGATGGCGAAAGCCATCCGCGATCAAGACGACCCTCAACTTGGTTATATTCAGGCCATCGCCTATTTACCGCGCTGGAACGCGATTGTGATGCATGAAGTAGAAGCTGTTGTGTCATTTCGCAAAATCCTTTACCGGCCAGATATGCGCCTGGGTTTTCCAAATATCCGCCAGCGTTTCGCAAAAGCAATTCATCTCGCCGGAAAGTGGCTGCGCCTCTACCATCAAGCTTTGGGCGACGTGCAATTGCAGCCTTTTGACACGCGCGATCTATCCGAACATCTGGAAATGCGCTTCCGTCAAATCGCAGAAATTCAGGTCTCACACGGAGATATGCAATCCCTGAAGAAAAAATTCAAGGCAGCATTATCGGCATTGAAGGACTGCCCAGTCTACTACACACTAACACACAGTGATTTTCATCTCACCAATATTCTCTTATCGTCCAATGGACAAGTAATCGTTTTGGATTTCGATCCAAGTTTCCGGGAGCGTAGGCCGCTGTATTTTGATATTCTACAATTATTTACCGATATTGATGTTCAAAAAACACTAATCAGCAGCTTCGGGTTTTTGCTGCCGCAAGCCTACCTACGAAGACTGCGAGAACAATTCTTCAAAGGCTATTTCACGGACATATCGCTGGACCGGCGCTTCAACGCCTTGTATAGCGCCACCGGAATGCTGCGATCTATGTATTGGTATAAAAACCGCGCCCTGAAGATGACAGGAGTAAAAAGAATACTTGCGCTGGGTGCATATCAACTCATGCGTCCCTATTTTTCGACTAAAGCCCACCACTATTTGGATGAAATTTTACAAGCCAAATGACCCATCTTCAAATTGCCAACAATTGCCCGGCGTGCCGCTCCACAGAAACACAGATCTTCTACCGCGTTGAGCGCGCACCCACGCACAGCGTATTGCTGCACAAAAGTCGGCAAGAAGCCCTGGAGTACCCAACCGGGGCAATCCAACTGGCTTTTTGCGAACAATGCGGATTCATCTTCAATACGGCCTATAATCCGGCTTTGCAAAATTATCACGCCGAATATGAAAGCACACAGAGCTATTCGCCCACATTCGACCATTTTTCCCACCAATTGGCGCAAGAATTAATTGACCGCCACGATTTGCGCGGAAAAGAAATCATCGAGATTGGCTGCGGCATGGGGGAATTTCTCAGTCATATTTGCGGGATGGGCGGAAACCGCGGCCTGGGGTTTGATCCTGCTCATCAGGCTGGGCGCGTGGCTCACAGCGAGAAGATTCGCTTTATAAGAGATTTTTATTCCGAACAGTATGCTCATCACCACGCCGACTTTGTTATCTGCAAGATGACCCTGGAGCATATTGGCAATGTGGCTGAATTTGTGGATATGGTGCGCGCCGCGTTGACCAATTCTCCACAGGCGTTAGTATATTTCCAGGTGCCAGATACCAACCGCGTGCTCGAGGAAATCGCCTTTTGGGATATTTATTACGAACACTGTTCCTACTTCACGGCAAACTCGCTGAGAAATCTTTTCCAACGCTGCGGATTTGAAGTGCTGCGCCTGGAGCGCGCCTATGACAACCAATACCTGATGATCGAGGCCAGGCTTTCTACCCCCGCGATCCCGACCCTCGCTAAACCTGCAAACAATCCGCGCAGCAAGGTCACTTTCTTTCAACAACATATCGCCCGGCGCTTATCTGGCTGGCGAAATTTTCTGGCCAAAAAACAACACCAGCGCCAACGCGTAATGCTTTGGGGCGGCGGCTCGAAAGCAGTCGCTTTTCTCACCACGCTGGGCATCGGTAACGAAATTGAATACTGTGTAGATATCAACCCGCACAAACGTGGCACCTTCACTGCCGGAAGCGGGCACGAAATCATTGCGCCGGAAGACCTGAAAGACTCGCCCCCCGATGTGGTAATTGTGCTAAATCCAATTTACATCCCCGAAATTCGACAAAGCCTGAAAACTCTGGGGCTGGTTCCTGATATTCTATCGATTACAACATCTTTTTAGATTATTCAGATGACAGAGAAATAATAACTGTCTATCCGAAAATTTATTTGGATAGATTTGAGAATATGTCATTCTGAGGAGCGAAGCAACGAAGAATCCCTGGTACGCTGCATCATTCTTTGCCTATGCGGGTTCGAATAAACTCAACCCCACAGGGATTCCTCGCTTTGCTCGGAATGACAAGACTGTTCAAAATCATGTTGACCGCTACAATATATTTGTATTATTGGCATATCTATTTCGAATTTTATGATAGATTCTACATATTGTGCGCTCTGTGATAACCCCTATGCTCACACACTGCCCGGTTTGCGAACACCCAACGTATAGCGAGATTCTGCACATCCAGGAAACGCCTGTCCACTGTAATCGTCTGTACGGCAGCCGCGCGGCTGCGCTGACCGCGCCCATCGGGGAGATTGACCTGGTCTACTGCGAAAACTGCAGCCATATTTTCAATCGTGCCTTTGACGAGGTGCTGACTGCCTACGACCCTGAGTATGAAAATTCACTCTTCCATTCGGCACGCTTTCGGGAATACGCCCGCGGTATCGCGACAGAACTCATTCAGCGGCATAATCTGCACAACAAGGATATTCTTGAAATCGGCTGCGGTGGCGGGGATTTTCTCAAATTAATCTGCGATCTGGGCGAAAATCGCGGCCGCGGTTTTGATCCAGCCTATGACGCTGAACAAGGTATTGTTGCAGAAAATCTGCACTTTGTGCGCGGTTATTTTGACGCAACGCATCTCACTCTGCCGATTGATTTTGTTGTTTGCCGCCATGTGCTGGAGCATCTCGCCGCGCCTGCCGAATTATTGGCGCTGGTACGCGCGGCCAACACCCCGCTTTTCTTCGAAGTGCCCAATGCGCTTTACACGCTGCGCGATCTGGGTATCTGGGATGTGATCTACGAGCATCCTTCGCTTTTTACGCCGACTTCGCTGCAATATATCTTCGAGCGCGGTGAGTTCTCCGTCATGCGGCTGGATGAAGTTTATGGAAAACAGTTCCTGGCGCTTGAAGCACACCCTAAGAGAAATCCGGCTTTTGCCGCGCCTTCTCCTCCTCAAAGCGGACTCGCCCGGGAATTGGTTGCCACCTTCAAGCAACGCTGCGCCGAAAAGGTTTCCCACTGGGTGCAGAAAATCCATCATTTCGCAGAATCAGCTCAAAAAGTTGTCCTGTGGGGCGCTGGCTCCAAGGGCGTAACCTTCCTGAATTCCTTTGATAAAAACCCTCCCATCGAATTCATCGTAGATATCAATCCCCGCAAACAAGGCTTATTCATCCCGCGCACCGGGCAAGAAATTATTTCCCCCAACGCGCTCAAAAAATACCAGCCTGACGGTATAATTCTGCTCAATCCGCTCTATGCGCGCGAAATTCGTTCGCAAGTTGAGGCCATTGGCGTGCGGACAAAAATCTACTTTGCATGAATAAATAAGGAAACGCTGTGAAAAACATTCTCATTACTGGCGGCGCCGGATTCATCGGCTCAAATTTCGTGCGCCAACTCCTGAAAAACGAACCTGATTTACAGGTTATTAATCTTGACG comes from the Chloroflexota bacterium genome and includes:
- a CDS encoding alpha/beta fold hydrolase, coding for MKQKLHFPIFNALVGSIFGALIGYYIFRPGISVLVGLITGLVLGAGAELLFSHLNAEHWLYRRRVLLFVLLEIPLAMLIFGPYAYVYTNSLPNHHSICCETPLDYGAAEYEKIHIQTADGLMLSGWYVPPQEITGAVIVLLHGAHGDRTGTAWHARQFIQAGYGVLLYDQRALGESDGEVVAMGWVEGPDLLAVLDGLESHPEVDSTKIGIVGLSGGGHIALNAAHLAPERFHAMWLDGIQAQQIADFPQAENLGEKFATVINAMILKMAQVHFRRSAPPSFVEILPEFNHIKMVIIAGGLDDFESRVSQKYAAIVGPNAEIWHIDNAWHVGGPVVVPEEYSQRMLDFFEIAFSR
- a CDS encoding class I SAM-dependent methyltransferase, whose translation is MMKNMHWKNLYHRLFRTRARNRLLLLKSLPKNAVCAEVGVWKGEFSSLILKYTQPAKLYLIDCWEFQPAFASEKSIVIANQQPAYEEMFTQIKEQFGDLPNVEVIRAFSHEAVTQLSDETLDWVYLDANHTYEHVLQDLKQYFPKIKPGGYISGDDYTWGKEFDYPVKRAVQEILETAPLTLVKTFRSQYMLRKVLA
- a CDS encoding methyltransferase domain-containing protein, which gives rise to MTHLQIANNCPACRSTETQIFYRVERAPTHSVLLHKSRQEALEYPTGAIQLAFCEQCGFIFNTAYNPALQNYHAEYESTQSYSPTFDHFSHQLAQELIDRHDLRGKEIIEIGCGMGEFLSHICGMGGNRGLGFDPAHQAGRVAHSEKIRFIRDFYSEQYAHHHADFVICKMTLEHIGNVAEFVDMVRAALTNSPQALVYFQVPDTNRVLEEIAFWDIYYEHCSYFTANSLRNLFQRCGFEVLRLERAYDNQYLMIEARLSTPAIPTLAKPANNPRSKVTFFQQHIARRLSGWRNFLAKKQHQRQRVMLWGGGSKAVAFLTTLGIGNEIEYCVDINPHKRGTFTAGSGHEIIAPEDLKDSPPDVVIVLNPIYIPEIRQSLKTLGLVPDILSITTSF
- a CDS encoding methyltransferase domain-containing protein; this translates as MLTHCPVCEHPTYSEILHIQETPVHCNRLYGSRAAALTAPIGEIDLVYCENCSHIFNRAFDEVLTAYDPEYENSLFHSARFREYARGIATELIQRHNLHNKDILEIGCGGGDFLKLICDLGENRGRGFDPAYDAEQGIVAENLHFVRGYFDATHLTLPIDFVVCRHVLEHLAAPAELLALVRAANTPLFFEVPNALYTLRDLGIWDVIYEHPSLFTPTSLQYIFERGEFSVMRLDEVYGKQFLALEAHPKRNPAFAAPSPPQSGLARELVATFKQRCAEKVSHWVQKIHHFAESAQKVVLWGAGSKGVTFLNSFDKNPPIEFIVDINPRKQGLFIPRTGQEIISPNALKKYQPDGIILLNPLYAREIRSQVEAIGVRTKIYFA